The Rhodopseudomonas palustris genome window below encodes:
- a CDS encoding CoA transferase: protein MGEIVSLQQLAAQVRDGMTVALSSDNAGVAMAATAAILANRPKDLHLVCVPISGMQADMLIGEGLVGTLETSAVTLGEAGGAPRFADGIRNAAFKMMDATCPAILAGLVAGQKGVPFMPIRGIIGSDLLASRPDWTIIDNPFAQDDPIVVVSAIRPDIALFHAPEADRFGNVRIGRQAELAAMAYAAKTTLVTVERIVETSLLADERSAAGVLPALYVGAIAEAKHGAWPLGLAGEYVTDSAEVARYAKMARSADGFAAYMKGFAQAFEAVA from the coding sequence GTGGGAGAAATCGTTTCGCTGCAGCAACTGGCCGCGCAGGTGCGCGACGGCATGACGGTGGCGCTGTCGTCCGACAATGCCGGCGTCGCGATGGCCGCCACCGCCGCCATCCTCGCCAACCGCCCGAAAGACCTGCACCTCGTCTGCGTTCCGATCAGCGGCATGCAGGCCGACATGCTGATCGGCGAGGGGCTGGTCGGCACGCTCGAAACCAGCGCGGTGACGCTCGGCGAAGCCGGCGGCGCGCCGCGTTTCGCCGACGGCATTCGCAACGCCGCCTTCAAGATGATGGACGCGACCTGCCCGGCGATCCTCGCCGGCCTCGTCGCCGGCCAGAAGGGAGTGCCGTTCATGCCGATCCGCGGCATCATCGGCAGCGATCTGCTGGCCTCGCGGCCGGACTGGACGATCATCGACAACCCGTTCGCACAGGACGATCCGATCGTCGTGGTGTCGGCGATCCGGCCCGACATCGCGCTGTTTCACGCCCCCGAGGCCGATCGATTCGGCAATGTCCGGATCGGACGGCAGGCCGAGCTCGCGGCGATGGCCTATGCGGCGAAGACCACGCTGGTGACCGTCGAGCGCATCGTCGAGACCTCGCTGCTCGCCGACGAGCGCAGCGCCGCCGGCGTGTTGCCGGCGCTGTATGTCGGCGCGATCGCCGAGGCGAAGCACGGCGCATGGCCGCTGGGGCTCGCCGGCGAATACGTCACCGACTCGGCCGAAGTCGCGCGCTACGCCAAGATGGCCCGCTCGGCCGACGGCTTCGCGGCTTACATGAAGGGCTTCGCGCAGGCGTTCGAGGCCGTGGCATGA
- the moaB gene encoding molybdenum cofactor biosynthesis protein B, with protein MASSEQPKTFIPLNIAVLTVSDTRALDDDKSGATLVERLTAAGHLLASREIVKDDVEAIRAIVRRWIADASIDAIITTGGTGFTGRDVTPEAIEPLFEKRMDGFSIAFHMMSYAKIGTSTIQSRATAGVAGATYIFCLPGSPGACRDGWDGILAPQLDYRTRPCNFVEIMPRLDEHLRRDKA; from the coding sequence ATGGCCTCCTCCGAACAGCCGAAGACTTTCATTCCTCTCAACATCGCGGTGCTGACCGTGTCCGACACCCGCGCGCTCGACGACGACAAGTCGGGTGCGACGCTGGTGGAGCGGCTGACGGCGGCGGGACATTTGCTGGCGTCGCGGGAGATCGTGAAAGACGATGTCGAGGCGATTCGCGCGATCGTGCGGCGCTGGATCGCCGACGCGAGCATCGATGCGATCATCACCACCGGCGGCACCGGCTTCACCGGCCGCGACGTCACGCCGGAGGCGATCGAGCCGCTGTTCGAGAAGCGCATGGACGGGTTCTCGATCGCGTTTCACATGATGAGCTACGCCAAGATCGGGACCTCGACGATCCAGAGCCGCGCCACCGCCGGCGTCGCGGGCGCGACCTACATCTTCTGCCTGCCGGGCTCGCCCGGCGCCTGCCGCGACGGCTGGGACGGCATTCTCGCCCCGCAGCTCGATTACCGCACCCGCCCATGCAACTTCGTCGAGATCATGCCGCGACTCGACGAACACCTGCGCCGCGACAAGGCCTGA